CAGAGCGGCGTCCCGTCCGCCCTCCGGTACACAAATGAACGGGAAGGAGAAGGGTGACCGCCATGCTTCGAGTCGAACCTCACGTGGTCGGCAGCAACCTTGCTGATCTCCGAGGGAGTGTCCGCCTGCCCGGCGGCGTAGGAGACCGCCACCAGTCGGCAGCGAAGAAGACCGCCTGCACGGGAACCGCAGCATCGCTGCGACGGCCAGGGCGGCAGGAGGCACGTACGGGAACGTCGGGAAGCTAGTGCGCCGCACAGCCGCAGCACCGAACAAACAAACTGCAGAAACTGATGCAGAAACGATGCGCCGCCATGTATGTCGGCCGCCGGGAGCAAGGATACGGAGGcgggaacgcggcggcgccgtggctAGCCGCGGCACCAAGCTGAGGCGGCGCTCGTGGACGGCAATACTGGggtcgggggtggacggtatttcatttaccgtccgccCCTTGGGTCATCGAGGCCGTTCGATCCGACGTCTGCGGCTCAGATTCGGCAGAGTCGGAGGCTgacttgtcgtcgtcgtcgttctcGGGCAAGAGTGGCGCACGCGTCGGCGACGTGCTCCATGGGAGCTGCCGTCCATCTCCACAGTTACTGGCGAGGTCGCAAATGAGCGCGGcagccacgccggcggcggccgcggaggcgtCGCACACGTACAGAAACTCCATTCCCTCCGACGGCGAGGACGGGGCTGGCGCCGTCGACTTCACCTGCGGCAGAGCACCACCATCTCGCGCGTGCCGCCGCGAAGGTTCCAGAAGCTTCCGCTTCCTCGGAAGACGGCGTGGTCGGACCAGGACGGGGAAAAACTATCTGGGAGAACcacccggggtggacggtatttcatttaccgtccacccccggggTCGCGACGcctccggagcgccgccgcgttccgGCTGCTCCATGCTTGGAACGGTCTCGGTTCCATCCCGGACCGGCCGGAGGGGAtcacgtgcggcggcggcggtgcgtcgTAGGAGACCGCGCGCGGCTGCGTCGAGCCCGTGTGCGATGGGATGTTCTTGAGCGTGCTCGTTCACAGCCGACGGGGTCGCTTCAGCCAGCCATTCTTGCCTGCGGGCGGCTGGAGAGAGATTGGAGAGCCTCCtcacctctcagcctctcaacATGCTGTCCGTCCGTCGCCACCGACGGCCGAGGCTGGCACCTGTATGTTCTGCAACGCCCCTGCTAACGCTGTGACGCGTGCTCCCTCATGTTTTTTGAAGAGGAAGGTGTGTGCTTCGATTCGGTGCCTGTGCGGTTCTAGTCTTGTACATGGTAAAATCAATGCTATTTCACTGTCTTGTTTCATGAAGATACCACACCAATGTCAACTACCATTTTTGCCTTGACATCTGCCAAGATACCACCCCAATGTCAATTTCTTTGGTTAGCCCAAGTAGAAAATGGATGCACGTATGAGCAACTTTGTGTAAAATTTGAGAATGCAATTCCCTTGGAAACAAATACGAATCAAACTTTATGTAAATTTGATGATACAATTCCCTTGGGGAAAAAATACGGATCAAACTTAGTTTATTTTGCTATTCGTAACATAGCATATATATCATGCGTGCAGAGCCAATAAAGCAGCAGAGCACAAGGCTGCAGACGACGAGTGGGGGTCGACAGATTCAAGCACGCTGGAAGAGCAGAGGTCGATGGACGACCATCAGGCGGCCTGGACGACGACGTCGTCGAGGAACGGGTAGTCGGTGTAGCCGACGACGGAGTCGGAGGTGTAGAAGGTGGCGCGGTCGTACTTGTTGAGCGGCGCGTCGGGGATCTCGAACCTCCTGGGCAGGTCCGGGTTCGCCAGGAACAGCCGGCCGAAGGACACCAGGTCCGTGTACCCCTCTTCCACCACCTTGATCCCCTCCGCCCTGTCGTACCCGCCGGCGGCGATGAAGGTGCCCCGGAACGCCTTCCTGTACGGCAGCAGCCGGTGCGGGATCTGCCGCCGCCCGTCCACCAGCGCCATCCGCGGCTCGATCATGTGGCAGTAGAGCACGCCGATGGCGCTGAGCTTGCCGACGAGGTACCCCGCCAGGGCCTCCGGGTCGGAGTCGTGGCAGTCCATGTAGTCCGTGAAGGGCGAGAGGCGGACCCCGACGCGGCGCgcgccgacctcgccggcgacggcctccACGACCTCGAGCGCGAAGCGGCAGCGCCGCTCGAGCGTGCCGCCGTACTCGTCGGCGCGGTCGTTGGCGCTGTCCTTGAGGAACTGCTCGATGATGTACCCGTTGGCGCCGTGGATCTCGACGCCGTCGAACCCGGCGTCGAGCGCGttccgcgcggcgcggcggaagTCGTCCACCATGGCGGGGATCTCGCGCGCCTccagccgccgcggcgcggagaACTCCTCCATGTGGCCGTCGAAGCTCCGCTGGGGCGGCACCGCGCGGTCGGTGCTGGAGatgggcgccgcgccgccgggctgGAACGCGGTGGTGGAGACGCGGCCGACGTGCCAGAGCTGGCAGAAGAAGACGGCGCCCTTGGCGTGGACGGCGTCGACGATGGGCCGCCACGCGCCCACCTGCTCGGCCGTCCAGATGCCCGGGGTGTCGGCGTAGCCCTGCGCCGTGTCGGAGACGCCCGTGGCCTCGGTGATCAGGAAGCCGCCCTTGGTGGCGCGCTGCGAGTAGTAGACGGCGGCGTGCGGCTGCGGCACGTTGCCGTAGGAGCGCTGCCGCGTCAGGGGCGCCATCACCACCCGGTGCGACAGCTCGAAGTCGCCCATCTTGTACGGCGTCAGCAGAGGAATGGCCGCCTCCATCTCGCGCTCTCGACCGCACCTGCTGTCTGCAGGTGAGCTGAGTGGAGCTGCGCAGGAACTTGCAGCCACCATTTATAGCATCCAGGAaggtttttctttctttcaccgtgttcggctgttCACCAGCCGAACAGCCCTACAGGATTTCTTTCTCCTATTACTAAAGCTCCAGTCTGCcgaacagtatttttctctcacaacactctagctccagcctccagctcctgTCTGTTTCTTTTTTTATGTAGCATGCCACTAGGCACTAGCTGAATAGTGCAAGTAGTTTATTCTCAAGATAGCCAACGACCCGCTACTACTATTGTATAATTATTGTGCGGAAGGATATGCAGCCAGCAATTACATCCACTCAAGATAATGTGGAAGATGTTCCAACCTATATGCAATTATGCGTCAAGGAATAGGCTCCGTTAATTATAATACTAAAACATACAGTGCCTAGTAGTAGGCTAGTAGTAATCAAACCGTACCTCATTCTTTGCGAAGAAATCCATAGCCGCCACCTCCAATGCTTGTTAGGCTTATCAGCTTATGTCATTAATTCTCCATTAGAAATGTTTTTCAGAATCTGAAATAATAGGTGGCCTGAACAATGCTTTGCATAAGGGCATGTTATTCCTCATAATGTGGtaaaaaggcaaaaaaaaatgttttgttTATGTTCACGATGCTCGATGCGTCGTCATGTGAGGCTGTACTACGACAGTCCTCGATCTTGTCAGAAAATATGGATAGTTCTGAATATGCTCCAATCTTTTATCattaatctacatttaatatttataATTAGTATCCAAACATTTGATGTGGCGGGACTAATGATTAGCCCCCTGTGAGGGCCATGATCTGAAGAGGAAAGGGGCAGCAGCCGCCaggaggaaggaagaaggcaGGCAGCCCCCATGGCCATGCCGGCGGCTACTGGCCATCAGTCAAACAGACCGACAAGGCGACAACTAACACATCATCTCATCTCATATCACTGCTTAGCGtaatcgttcaaaaaaaaaactgcttaGCGCCACTATAGCAGAACATGGCGCAGCATGAGATACGATCATGCATAAACAATTGATGAAACATGAATAATGATGCAGCGTGACGACGCTGACGCCACCCCTGACCGAAGCAAGCTGAAACAAATGCTTTCCTTCTGCGTTGGATGGCCACCTTTTCGCCCCCATATCTTTCTGTTTTTATCAGAGAATTTATGATCTCCGTCTACCACTCCCATCACATTTTCAAGAGTTTCTCTGATTCTCTCTATCAAACTCGATTTTCAGGTATTGTAAGATCACTGCCTCTGTTGAGGTCTTTCAGAAATCCGAGAAGCGAGACTTCCTATAAATTTGATCGCTTTACACATAAACTACTTAGATCACCTCTTTGAAATAGCACCAttatatcagacattttttcaAGGCGGCTCAGGGCTGGATTATTTGGCAGACAACACGCCTAGGAAAGTGATTTCACAATGTAATTTTCGCATATATTAGGAAGCTTtgtcaaattaaaaaaatcaagaagGTCCAGCGTTCTCCAGTGCTGCAAAGTCACTTTCTGTGGCAAGTCCAAAAAGAGTAGGAAGTTTCCTACCTATCTCCTACATAAGCATCAAGCAGTATGGGTCAACCAACCATGAAAGCGTATGTCCGTCGTGGCCATTCGAGGAAGCTCACTCTTCTCAAGGATCTGGAGTGCCCACCACTATGGCGTCCAGGTTGCCTGTTGCGGAATCCACATGCAATCATCAAGACTAAGACCACGGGTTATCCCATGCTGCAATATTTACTTGTCAAACCAGCAGTGACCAATCTATATCAGACCGGCAATATTTGCAGACAAACAGGTTCAAATAATTCCACTACAAACCAGGTCTAAATAACTCCAGTACAAACCAATCTTCAGAGTACActatttccaaaaccagtttacAATATTATAAATAGGTACCACAAATTCGCAGCTCAGAAAATTAACTTTGGAGGTTCATAAAAGTGCCCCAGCATCACCATAAGAGAGAAAGCACTCGAAATAAAACGCCAGGCAGGCAAGGTAGGAGGATACTGCTCGCTCAAAGCAGCAGCTCAGCATCCATCTTAGCAGTAAAACATGACACGCTTCACGTTTTCCTTGAGGGCAGGTAAAGGCCTCACAGCAGTCCCACCAGCCCTGGAGCTGCGAGAACTCCCAGGTGGAGGGACACGGCTCGCTCCAGCACCGCTCACCATTGACCCGCTGTCAGAGGTATCTGGCTCCATATAAAAGCGAGCTCGGAAGGCTGCCAAGTGAGCATAGTATGCAGGAGGCACTGCAAGCAGTCCAGTAAAATTGTCAGCATTCTGTCTTGCATTACCACCCCACCTCAGGTGGTTGGCTTGGCGGTCAATATACTCAAGGGCAAGATGCACTTACCAACTGATACTGAGCGTGTGCACCTAGCATACCTGCAAATATTGATATTGTTTTTGGTAAGTCGGCAGTTAAAAGCAGTTCAATATAAAAGAACACATAGGCTGAGCGGTAAATATTACGTGTAGCACAAGTTGTTGGTGAGAGATTGTAACCCATCAGCCGTAAAATTGTTCTCATCCCACAGAACATGATAATGTGCGGGGCGGCTTGTTCCCTAAAAGGACCCCATATCAGCAATCAACTTATTCCATCATGTAGTGTAGTAGAAACAAATAAATGGAATCCAGCAATGAGATAGGGAATCTCAACCTGAATGCCAGCATGGCTACACAGGTAGAAATCAAACTCAGTCGGATGGCAAATCTTTGAATCCACCACAGTGCCTATATGTAGAATAAAAAAAAGGTTCACAGACATTCAGATTAGGCAAGCTAAtctattccaaaaaaaaaagacaacaaTATAGCTAAGCCCAAAATATAATATGAAATGAATCGAGAACAAACCAGGCAGTATGTTTCCACTTCTATCAACAGAACGCTGATCATTGTGGTTGTTAGCAAACAACCTAGTGTGATGACGCTTCTGGACCACTACAAAAGTAACTGGAGGCTGGTAATTGGGCTCCAACGATGCACAGGCCTGTAACCATAGTTTCACAAAGGGTGGTCAGAGGAAAATTAGAGGTGAAGAACATTACCAGGAATGCACTTAAAAATTAAGTTCACCTTTCTAATGGCATCAAGTTCGTATAACAAAACTTGATAGAACTGTCCCTCGCTAACACCATCCCTGAAAGTAGTACGTGGTTTAATATACTGTGAATCATTGTCAGAAAAGGTGCCCATGCACAAGGATAGGAACCTGTAGAATATGATCCTCTGGGGTTTCTGTCCTGTTGCCCTCCTGAATGAAATGAGAAGTTCCCTGTGCAATcaacaaaaattatatatacagCAGGATCCACACTTGGAGAAGTGAACGCATCTCATTTATCTCCACAAATAACATACCTGACCATGCCACCAGTGACAGTCCCTCTTTGGGGATCTTGCCATACTTTGAAAAGATCCTGTATCAACTCTTGGCGATGGGCTTGGGCACTCACTAATCCTGCATACTTGGTGACCTCCGGCCAGTCTTGAGAAGCAACCACCTAGGGAGGGAGGTACAAGGTGAGGAAAAGGATAGTGAAACTTCAACCAAGAAAAAGAACAGATTTTCtggtctttctttgtcagaatAGTGCACACTTACAGCTGCAATGGAAGGACTAGAATCTTCTCCAGGATGGGGATGGGTAACATCAGCACCAAATATAATGGTTGGCCTGTCACTGACAAGGGGAATTCTCCTTGCCAAAGCATCTACAAGCACAGTATTCCTTCCCCCAACCTGAGAAGTAGGAAAACTGTAAGAGACGAGTCTAGTGTTAATGTCAAAAATTAAAACAGTTGGGGTGCAATGTTATACCTTAACATTTATTTTAAGGGCAACATTTGCAAGATACTGCTGTTTGTTCGCCTTGAAAACATGTTTCGTCAGACAACATTGGGAGACCAAGCCAAGATCAGTCTCACAGATCCTTTTTAGATCCCCTGAAGAATGAAAACAAAACTAATAACAAAGTCTATTCATTGGGCAAATTGTTTGAGTCTTTTGGAAGAGAGCACATACCATAAAGTGAGCCATTATTGTCGGGCAGTATTACAATAAGCAGGTCAAGTTCTCGGCCCTGAGGTCTCAGTATGTTCATGGCATCTTGATAGCATCCCTTTAGTGCTCTTTCAACATGTTCAGGCCTCGCAGAGGATGGTGGTAGCACAGGATCAAGtgcgaagtcctagaagaacaGAATATGAAGGGCAAATGACACAAACAAAAACCAAAGTGACAAACAGATAACTGTATTGAAGTTCTATCTGATTGACACGTACCATTCCTGATACTTGGCACATCTGAGCCAGCTCATGACAGAAACTCCTGGCAGCATTATCTTGCACATTTCGTGAGAAGTTAATGCATGCCCAGCTACTAACTCTACCTCCATTGACCATTTTCTACCATACAAAATAACAGAAAATAATAAGTAAGACACAAGTTATAATTTTTTAATGATCATCAACCAGGGGGAAACAAAAGGCAAGCTACAGGCTGAAATAGATTTTATCTGGCTAAAACAATGTGAATGGCATATGGGTATAACCTAGAGAAACTAAGCTTAGCTCAGTTGTTGGGAGGTGTGGGTTTACACCCCTAGCACCCATGTTTGAGTCCTCTTTGTTTTGAATTAGGGTGCTTCTTTCTTAGTATTTACAGTGTCACCTGGTTAATCCTAGGTtggtcgagttttttttccaTCTAATGGCTGATTTCAGTGGTAAAGTGGTATAAATATTAGTCACCAATTAACAACCAGGCAGTTGCATATTTGGTAAAACAAGAGCAAAGTTTCAGATAAGCCAGA
The nucleotide sequence above comes from Panicum virgatum strain AP13 chromosome 3K, P.virgatum_v5, whole genome shotgun sequence. Encoded proteins:
- the LOC120697155 gene encoding putative 12-oxophytodienoate reductase 5, with product MEAAIPLLTPYKMGDFELSHRVVMAPLTRQRSYGNVPQPHAAVYYSQRATKGGFLITEATGVSDTAQGYADTPGIWTAEQVGAWRPIVDAVHAKGAVFFCQLWHVGRVSTTAFQPGGAAPISSTDRAVPPQRSFDGHMEEFSAPRRLEAREIPAMVDDFRRAARNALDAGFDGVEIHGANGYIIEQFLKDSANDRADEYGGTLERRCRFALEVVEAVAGEVGARRVGVRLSPFTDYMDCHDSDPEALAGYLVGKLSAIGVLYCHMIEPRMALVDGRRQIPHRLLPYRKAFRGTFIAAGGYDRAEGIKVVEEGYTDLVSFGRLFLANPDLPRRFEIPDAPLNKYDRATFYTSDSVVGYTDYPFLDDVVVQAA